One window of the Candidatus Kinetoplastibacterium desouzaii TCC079E genome contains the following:
- the aceE gene encoding pyruvate dehydrogenase (acetyl-transferring), homodimeric type — protein MTSFNHRADNLEEVYEDDDNQEKQEWLDSLRAVFHTKGSEQVSFLLKNLVEDARRLGVEVPFSLNTDYVNTIPLSLQSIHPGNLKIESRINAYVRWNAMAMVVKANIHNPEDGGGLGGHISTFASLATMIGCGYNHFWKADNNTGGDLIYFQGHASPGMYSRAYLEGFLSEEQLDNFRQEVDGNGLPSYPHPRLMPSFWQFPTVSVGLGPIMAIYQARFLKYLHARGIADTSNRKVWVFCGDGEMDEPESLGAISLASREGLDNLIFVVNCNLQRLDGPVRGNGKIIQELERIFRGSGWNVIKLIWGGYWDSLLSNDKDGILKRIMEETVDGEYQAYKANDGKFVRENFFAKHPKLLEAVSNMSDSAIWRLNRGGHDPNKVYAAFEAASKHSGQPSVILAKTIKGYGLGYFSQSKNATHQHKKLDIDSIREFRDRFGIPIPDDQLNDIPYFKPPEDSPEMKYLHERRKSLGGYLPRRRQKSDEKFEIPSLEIFRPVLEPTSSGREISTTQAFVRILNQILRDKYLGPRVVPILADESRTFGMEGLFRQIGIYAPGGQKYIPVDKDQVMYYRETVDGQLLQEGINEAGAISSWIAAGTSYSTNNKIMIPFYIYYSMFGFQRVCDLAWAAADMKARGFLLGGTSGRTTLNGEGLQHEDGHSHLIAATIPSCISYDPAFAHELAVIIHNGLKRMIENQEDVYYYITVMNENYSHPGLIEGDEEGIIKGIYKLKSTSADLPNRVQLLGSGTILREVIAAQEMLESDWKIASDVWSVTSFNELRRDGLEAERFNLLNPTSQPKVPYVTQMLSMTEGPILSSTDYMKSYADQIRAFIPKGRDYRVLGTDGFGRSDFRFKLRDYFEIDRRFIVLGVLRTLADLGKVPQDLPLIAIDKYKIISDKTNPHHV, from the coding sequence ATGACATCTTTTAATCACAGAGCTGATAATTTAGAAGAAGTATATGAAGATGATGATAATCAGGAAAAACAAGAATGGTTAGATTCACTAAGAGCTGTTTTTCATACTAAGGGTTCAGAACAAGTTTCTTTTTTGTTGAAAAATTTGGTAGAAGATGCTAGGCGTTTAGGAGTAGAAGTTCCTTTTTCTTTAAATACTGATTATGTAAATACTATTCCATTGTCGTTACAATCTATTCATCCAGGAAATTTAAAAATAGAGTCTAGAATTAATGCTTATGTACGTTGGAATGCAATGGCAATGGTTGTAAAGGCCAATATTCATAATCCTGAAGATGGTGGTGGTTTAGGAGGACATATATCAACATTTGCTTCTTTAGCTACTATGATAGGATGTGGTTATAATCATTTTTGGAAAGCTGATAATAATACTGGAGGTGATTTAATATATTTTCAAGGTCATGCTTCTCCAGGGATGTATAGTCGTGCTTATTTGGAAGGTTTTTTATCAGAGGAACAATTAGATAATTTTCGTCAAGAAGTTGATGGTAATGGACTTCCTTCTTATCCACATCCTCGTTTGATGCCATCATTTTGGCAGTTCCCAACGGTTTCTGTTGGTCTTGGTCCTATAATGGCTATTTATCAAGCAAGATTCTTAAAATATCTACATGCTAGGGGTATAGCTGATACTAGTAATAGAAAAGTATGGGTTTTTTGTGGTGATGGAGAAATGGATGAACCTGAGTCTTTAGGTGCTATTTCTCTTGCTTCAAGAGAGGGGCTAGATAATTTAATTTTTGTTGTAAATTGTAATTTACAGCGTTTGGATGGTCCTGTTAGGGGTAATGGTAAGATTATTCAAGAACTAGAAAGAATATTCCGTGGATCAGGATGGAATGTTATTAAGTTGATTTGGGGTGGATATTGGGACTCTTTGTTGTCTAATGATAAAGATGGAATCCTAAAACGCATAATGGAAGAAACAGTTGATGGAGAATATCAGGCTTATAAAGCTAATGATGGTAAGTTTGTCAGAGAAAATTTCTTTGCAAAGCATCCTAAATTATTAGAAGCTGTTTCAAATATGAGTGATAGTGCTATTTGGCGTTTAAATAGAGGTGGTCATGATCCTAATAAGGTTTATGCTGCTTTTGAAGCTGCAAGTAAGCATTCAGGTCAACCCAGTGTTATTTTAGCAAAAACTATTAAAGGTTATGGTTTAGGATATTTTAGTCAATCTAAAAATGCTACTCATCAGCATAAGAAATTAGATATTGATTCTATTAGGGAATTTAGGGATCGTTTTGGAATACCTATACCAGATGATCAATTAAATGATATTCCTTATTTTAAACCTCCGGAAGATTCTCCAGAGATGAAGTATTTGCATGAACGTCGTAAATCTTTAGGGGGGTATTTACCAAGAAGACGTCAAAAATCTGATGAGAAATTTGAAATTCCATCATTAGAAATTTTTAGGCCAGTTTTAGAACCAACTTCAAGTGGAAGAGAAATTTCCACTACTCAAGCATTTGTTCGTATTTTGAATCAAATATTGCGTGATAAATATCTTGGGCCTAGAGTTGTTCCTATCTTAGCAGATGAATCTAGAACATTTGGTATGGAAGGGTTGTTTAGACAAATAGGTATTTATGCTCCAGGTGGACAGAAATATATACCAGTTGATAAAGATCAGGTGATGTATTATAGAGAAACTGTTGATGGTCAGTTGCTACAAGAGGGAATTAATGAAGCAGGTGCTATTAGTTCTTGGATAGCAGCTGGAACTTCTTATTCTACTAATAATAAAATAATGATACCTTTTTATATTTATTATTCCATGTTTGGGTTTCAACGTGTTTGTGATTTAGCATGGGCTGCTGCTGATATGAAAGCAAGAGGATTTTTATTGGGTGGAACATCAGGACGTACAACCTTAAATGGAGAAGGATTACAACATGAAGATGGACATAGTCATTTAATAGCGGCTACTATTCCAAGTTGTATTTCATATGATCCAGCTTTTGCTCATGAATTAGCAGTTATTATTCATAATGGTTTAAAGAGAATGATTGAGAACCAGGAGGATGTTTATTATTACATTACAGTTATGAATGAGAATTATTCTCATCCTGGTTTAATTGAAGGTGATGAAGAAGGTATTATTAAAGGGATCTATAAATTAAAATCAACTTCTGCTGATTTGCCAAATAGAGTTCAATTATTAGGTTCTGGTACTATTTTAAGAGAAGTAATTGCAGCTCAAGAAATGCTTGAATCTGATTGGAAAATAGCATCTGATGTTTGGAGTGTTACAAGTTTTAATGAATTACGTCGTGATGGACTGGAAGCAGAACGTTTTAATTTATTAAATCCAACTAGTCAACCTAAAGTTCCTTATGTGACACAGATGCTTTCTATGACAGAAGGACCAATATTATCTTCAACTGATTATATGAAATCTTATGCAGACCAAATAAGAGCATTTATTCCTAAGGGTAGAGATTATCGTGTGCTTGGTACAGATGGGTTTGGTAGATCTGATTTTAGATTTAAATTACGAGATTATTTTGAAATAGATCGTAGATTTATAGTATTAGGAGTTTTAAGAACTTTGGCTGATTTAGGTAAGGTTCCTCAAGATTTGCCTTTAATAGCAATTGATAAATATAAAATTATTTCAGATAAAACTAATCCTCATCATGTATAG
- the lpdA gene encoding dihydrolipoyl dehydrogenase, translated as MNNIYSVVVPNIGDVKKAKVIDILVSIGDFVEKDQGLITLESDKSVIEIPSDVSGKILNININIGDEISSGVAILEMDIKDQMVSNDADKMVPNDAKIECQVVVIGSGPGGYSAAFRAADLGLDTVLIEKHSSLGGVCLNVGCIPTKSLLYHTSIIDRVKKSSCFGISYKEDPEINLDVLRKANKSIVSKLTNGLSSMAKLRKVKVIKGVANFIDKNNISVKSDNSDLEQIIHFENAIVATGSHSVKLPFLPDDKRIVDSTGALELPTIPKKMLIIGGGIISLEMGTIYSSLGANIDIVELSDGLVSGADRDLIQMWHKNNEQRFNNIMLETRVVSAESRNDGIYVNFEGKNSPNIPQNYDLILQAVGRKPNIKNLGLEKIGVLISDDGFIAVDKQMRTNVANIFAIGDVNGNPMLAHKAVHEAHVASEVISGKKTFFDALVIPSVAYTNPEIAWVGITEDEARDKNIKIKKGIFPWLASGKAIATDSENGFTKLLFDLDSKRIIGGGIVGSHAGDLISEIALAIEMGADMVDISKTIHPHPTLSESIGMSSEAAIGICTDLPPNLL; from the coding sequence ATGAATAATATATATAGTGTAGTTGTTCCAAATATTGGTGATGTGAAGAAAGCTAAGGTTATTGATATTCTAGTCTCTATAGGTGATTTTGTAGAAAAAGATCAAGGTTTAATTACTTTAGAATCTGATAAATCAGTTATTGAAATACCTTCAGATGTATCTGGTAAAATATTGAATATTAATATTAATATTGGTGATGAAATATCTTCAGGTGTGGCTATATTGGAAATGGATATTAAAGATCAAATGGTTTCTAATGATGCAGATAAAATGGTTCCTAATGATGCTAAAATAGAGTGTCAAGTAGTAGTTATAGGTTCTGGTCCTGGTGGATATTCTGCAGCTTTTCGAGCTGCAGATTTGGGCTTAGATACTGTATTAATAGAAAAACATTCCTCTTTAGGTGGTGTTTGTCTAAATGTTGGCTGTATTCCAACTAAATCATTACTTTATCATACATCTATAATAGATCGTGTAAAGAAATCATCATGTTTTGGAATAAGTTATAAAGAGGATCCTGAAATAAATTTAGATGTTTTGCGTAAAGCTAATAAATCTATAGTTTCTAAATTGACTAATGGTTTAAGTAGCATGGCAAAATTACGCAAGGTTAAAGTTATTAAAGGAGTAGCTAATTTTATAGATAAAAACAATATTTCTGTTAAGTCTGATAATAGCGATTTAGAACAAATAATTCATTTTGAGAATGCTATTGTAGCGACAGGTAGTCATTCTGTAAAATTGCCATTTCTTCCAGATGATAAGAGAATAGTTGACTCTACTGGAGCATTGGAATTACCAACAATACCTAAAAAAATGTTAATAATAGGTGGTGGTATCATAAGTTTAGAAATGGGTACTATATATTCATCTTTAGGGGCTAATATAGATATAGTTGAATTGTCTGATGGTCTTGTATCTGGAGCTGATCGTGACTTGATTCAAATGTGGCATAAAAATAACGAACAGCGTTTTAATAATATCATGCTGGAAACTAGAGTTGTTAGTGCTGAATCTAGAAATGATGGGATTTATGTTAATTTTGAAGGTAAAAACTCTCCCAATATACCTCAAAATTATGATTTGATTTTGCAAGCTGTTGGTCGTAAACCTAATATAAAAAACTTAGGATTAGAGAAAATTGGTGTTCTTATTAGTGATGATGGTTTTATCGCAGTTGATAAGCAAATGAGAACTAATGTTGCTAATATTTTTGCTATTGGTGATGTAAATGGAAATCCAATGTTGGCACATAAGGCTGTTCATGAAGCTCATGTAGCATCTGAAGTTATATCGGGCAAAAAAACTTTCTTTGATGCTTTAGTTATTCCTTCTGTAGCATATACTAATCCAGAAATAGCTTGGGTTGGAATAACTGAGGATGAAGCTAGGGATAAAAACATTAAGATAAAAAAAGGTATATTTCCTTGGTTAGCATCTGGTAAGGCTATAGCAACAGATAGTGAAAATGGTTTTACCAAACTTTTATTTGATCTAGATTCTAAAAGAATTATTGGTGGTGGTATTGTTGGATCACATGCTGGTGATTTAATTAGTGAGATTGCTCTTGCTATAGAGATGGGTGCAGATATGGTTGATATATCAAAAACTATTCATCCTCATCCTACATTGTCTGAGTCAATAGGAATGTCATCGGAAGCTGCTATTGGAATATGTACAGACTTACCGCCTAATTTATTATAG
- a CDS encoding MerR family transcriptional regulator encodes MRTKELLPAVPIKKIFDINEVVDLCDVKPHIIRYWEREFIRTKFGERVKNRRYYKHSEVMLLRKIRYLLYEKGLTINGVHSILNNFKDLDFFNSNDFINFKGNDLIKIREKLQSTINLFNKVLNRNC; translated from the coding sequence ATGAGAACAAAAGAATTATTACCTGCAGTTCCAATAAAAAAAATCTTTGATATCAATGAAGTTGTAGATTTATGTGATGTTAAACCACATATTATTAGATACTGGGAAAGAGAATTTATAAGAACAAAGTTTGGTGAAAGAGTAAAAAATCGTAGATATTATAAACATAGTGAAGTTATGCTTTTAAGAAAGATTCGTTATTTGTTATATGAAAAAGGATTAACTATTAATGGAGTTCATAGCATCTTAAATAACTTTAAAGATTTAGATTTTTTTAATTCTAATGATTTTATTAATTTTAAAGGTAATGATCTTATCAAGATTAGAGAAAAATTGCAGTCTACTATAAATTTGTTTAATAAAGTTCTTAATCGCAATTGTTAA
- a CDS encoding 2-oxo acid dehydrogenase subunit E2 — translation MSEVIEFNMPSVGDSKEFQVIEVMVSIGDDVSLEQGIITVESDKSSMEVPSPCDGIIKSINVKVGDKISENYFLVSIEKKDNKEMEKKDNNKKIDNDFKKQNEVRTNQIINNDVLLVGNEKTSTNLLKDNEISVSEVLGKEIGISSNNHFSYASPSVRKFARELGVNISLVNGTGKKGRITFDDINSFVKNNLNNPSVTSGAELFNLPPLPKIDFSKYGEIERKALGRIKKISGSNLHRNWMMIPHVTNNDEIDITDLEDFRNRINQNNSLMEGKAKITILSFLVKAIGCCLQKFPDFCSSLENDNLIIKHYYNIGIAVDTNYGLMVPVLQNIDKKGVLEIACEIKHLSQKAREGKLLSNEMKGGCFSISSLGGIGGVSFTPIINAPEVAILGVSKSSLKPVWDGKQFIPRLIMPISLSYDHRVIDGAMAANFNKYLSSIMNDFRLISL, via the coding sequence ATGAGTGAAGTTATAGAATTTAATATGCCATCAGTTGGTGATTCAAAGGAATTTCAGGTTATAGAAGTTATGGTTTCTATAGGTGATGATGTTTCTTTAGAACAGGGTATTATTACAGTGGAATCAGATAAATCATCCATGGAGGTTCCATCTCCTTGTGATGGTATAATTAAATCCATTAATGTCAAGGTTGGTGATAAGATATCAGAAAATTATTTTTTAGTATCCATAGAAAAGAAAGATAATAAGGAGATGGAGAAGAAAGATAATAATAAGAAGATTGATAATGATTTTAAGAAACAGAATGAGGTAAGAACAAATCAAATTATTAATAATGATGTTTTATTAGTAGGAAATGAGAAAACATCAACTAATTTGTTAAAAGATAATGAGATTAGTGTTTCAGAGGTTCTTGGAAAGGAAATAGGTATTTCTTCTAATAATCATTTTTCCTATGCTTCTCCATCTGTTAGAAAATTTGCTAGAGAATTGGGTGTTAATATTTCTTTGGTAAATGGTACCGGTAAAAAAGGAAGAATTACTTTCGATGATATTAATTCATTTGTAAAAAATAATTTAAATAATCCTTCTGTAACTAGTGGTGCTGAGTTATTTAATTTGCCTCCTTTACCAAAGATTGATTTTTCTAAATATGGAGAAATAGAACGAAAAGCATTAGGCAGAATAAAAAAAATATCAGGTTCAAATCTACACCGTAATTGGATGATGATACCTCATGTAACAAACAATGATGAGATTGATATAACTGATTTAGAAGATTTTAGAAATAGAATTAATCAAAACAATTCTTTGATGGAAGGAAAAGCTAAAATAACTATTTTATCATTTTTAGTAAAAGCTATAGGTTGTTGTTTACAGAAGTTTCCTGATTTTTGTTCTTCATTAGAAAATGATAATTTAATTATTAAACATTATTATAATATAGGTATTGCTGTAGATACTAATTATGGTTTAATGGTTCCTGTTTTACAGAATATTGATAAAAAAGGTGTTTTAGAGATTGCTTGTGAGATAAAACATTTATCACAAAAGGCCCGTGAAGGAAAACTGTTATCTAATGAAATGAAAGGTGGATGTTTTTCTATTTCTTCTCTAGGAGGAATAGGTGGGGTATCTTTTACTCCCATAATAAATGCTCCTGAGGTAGCAATATTAGGTGTTTCTAAATCTTCTTTAAAACCAGTTTGGGACGGAAAACAATTCATACCAAGATTAATAATGCCTATATCACTTTCTTATGATCATAGGGTTATCGATGGTGCTATGGCAGCAAATTTTAATAAGTATTTGAGTAGTATTATGAATGATTTTCGCCTTATTTCTTTATAG
- the pheT gene encoding phenylalanine--tRNA ligase subunit beta, with product MQFPESWLFSMIDKDIKSEDLSDMLTMSGLEVEDLSSFVNYSHENILIVKVIDIIFEDCSNSISICLLDDGSGDVNKWGVYSGIGIKIDSKVALCRGLIIPSVLDKNVVDSLKQKQFIGEVCLLSSLDRIDNLKKIIDSGIDFKLGDYFYKNFNLGEKIFNIKLTPNRSDCLSILGIAREVSALTGAVIRHPQYDLITPNISDVISPRIISDDLCGRYSGRVIRNLNTNVETPNWIKERLIKSGQNCVSVLIDISNYVMLEIGVPSHIYDLDEIEGDLVVRKSKKNEKITILNGNELHLDSGIGVISDDNDILCLAGVMGAKKASVKNTTRNIYVESAFWKPGLISGVARKYKINSEAAHRFERGVDYLANIDCLEKITSLIKNICGGDVGPIDDVIVDLPKEKIVSMRLDRCCRVSGVNIDKNIVCEIFNKLGMSFNEQNDIFYVNSPSYRFDINIEEDLIEEIIRIYGFDNIPSLPPATEAKMICLSETNLDRHDFSKLMVCRDYQEVINYSFVPSDWEENYSDNHDVIKITNPIANHMSVMRSSLIPGLVKNVTYNANRQCTRIRLFEIGRVFRKDYNVLEDESNVANISQPTYLSGIAWGSLVEDQWSEQPRLIDFYDVKCDVESLFGKRISCLRFYPDIHKALQKGKCASITLDGNHIGFIGVLNSALTLEAGLMSPPVVFELDMKYLTQIKLPKTEIISKQPFIIRDISIWIKKNIEFQIISDIILDTISSNNELSIVKDFKLFDIWIPNKGSEYFDLGEKSIALRFYLQDNITLDEDRASYCMDIIVNNLSREVNARRRV from the coding sequence ATGCAATTTCCTGAGTCTTGGTTGTTTTCTATGATTGATAAAGACATTAAATCTGAGGATCTATCAGACATGCTTACCATGTCTGGATTAGAGGTTGAAGATTTATCAAGCTTTGTTAATTATTCCCACGAAAATATTTTAATTGTTAAAGTGATAGATATTATATTTGAAGATTGTTCTAATTCTATAAGTATATGTTTATTAGATGATGGGTCCGGTGATGTAAATAAATGGGGAGTTTATTCTGGTATAGGTATAAAGATTGATAGTAAGGTTGCTTTATGTAGGGGCCTTATTATTCCAAGTGTTTTAGATAAGAATGTTGTAGATAGTTTAAAACAAAAACAATTTATTGGAGAGGTTTGTTTATTATCCTCTTTAGATAGAATTGATAATCTTAAAAAAATTATTGACAGTGGTATAGATTTTAAATTAGGTGATTATTTTTATAAAAATTTTAATTTAGGTGAAAAAATTTTTAATATAAAATTGACTCCTAATAGATCAGATTGTTTATCCATTTTAGGTATTGCTCGTGAAGTTTCTGCTTTGACAGGTGCTGTTATTAGGCATCCACAATATGATCTTATAACTCCTAATATATCTGATGTTATATCACCAAGAATAATTTCTGATGATTTATGTGGTCGTTACTCTGGTAGAGTTATACGTAATTTAAATACAAATGTTGAAACTCCTAATTGGATAAAGGAACGTTTAATTAAATCTGGTCAAAATTGTGTTTCTGTATTAATAGACATATCAAATTACGTCATGTTAGAAATTGGTGTTCCTTCGCATATATACGATCTTGATGAAATAGAAGGTGATTTAGTAGTTAGGAAATCCAAGAAGAATGAAAAGATCACTATATTGAATGGTAATGAATTGCATTTAGATAGTGGTATAGGTGTTATTAGTGATGATAATGATATTTTGTGTTTAGCTGGAGTGATGGGAGCTAAAAAAGCTTCTGTAAAAAATACTACAAGAAATATTTATGTTGAATCTGCTTTCTGGAAACCGGGTTTAATTTCTGGAGTGGCTAGGAAGTATAAGATAAACTCAGAAGCTGCTCATCGTTTTGAAAGAGGAGTTGATTATCTTGCAAATATAGATTGTCTTGAGAAGATTACTAGTTTGATAAAAAATATTTGTGGTGGTGATGTTGGTCCTATTGATGATGTTATTGTTGATTTACCAAAAGAAAAAATAGTCTCTATGAGATTGGATAGGTGCTGCCGTGTTTCAGGTGTAAATATAGATAAAAATATTGTTTGTGAGATTTTTAATAAATTAGGTATGTCTTTTAATGAACAAAATGATATTTTTTATGTTAATTCGCCTTCTTATCGTTTTGACATAAATATAGAAGAAGATTTAATAGAAGAAATTATTAGAATTTATGGTTTTGATAATATCCCATCATTACCACCAGCAACTGAAGCAAAAATGATATGTTTATCAGAAACAAATCTAGATAGACACGATTTTAGTAAACTTATGGTTTGTCGTGATTATCAAGAGGTTATTAATTATAGTTTTGTTCCTTCAGATTGGGAAGAAAATTATTCTGATAATCATGATGTTATAAAGATAACAAATCCTATTGCTAATCATATGTCTGTAATGAGATCAAGTTTGATACCTGGACTTGTAAAAAATGTTACCTATAATGCTAATAGACAATGTACTCGTATAAGATTATTTGAGATTGGTCGTGTTTTTAGAAAAGATTATAATGTTTTAGAAGATGAAAGTAATGTTGCTAATATTAGTCAACCAACTTACTTGTCAGGTATAGCATGGGGTAGTTTAGTAGAAGATCAATGGTCAGAACAACCACGTTTGATCGATTTTTATGATGTTAAATGTGATGTTGAGTCTTTGTTTGGTAAAAGGATATCTTGTTTGCGTTTCTATCCAGATATTCATAAGGCTTTACAAAAAGGCAAATGTGCAAGTATTACTCTTGATGGAAATCATATAGGATTTATAGGTGTTTTGAATTCTGCTTTAACTTTAGAAGCCGGTTTGATGTCTCCTCCTGTGGTTTTTGAATTAGATATGAAGTATTTAACTCAAATAAAGCTACCCAAAACAGAAATTATATCAAAACAGCCTTTTATTATAAGAGATATATCAATATGGATTAAGAAAAATATAGAGTTCCAGATTATTAGTGATATCATACTTGATACTATTAGTTCAAATAATGAGCTTTCTATAGTAAAGGATTTTAAATTGTTTGATATTTGGATTCCTAATAAAGGAAGTGAATATTTTGATTTGGGAGAGAAAAGTATAGCTTTAAGATTCTATTTGCAAGATAATATTACTTTAGATGAAGATAGAGCTTCATATTGTATGGATATTATTGTTAATAATCTTTCTAGAGAAGTTAATGCTCGAAGGCGTGTTTAG
- the folD gene encoding bifunctional methylenetetrahydrofolate dehydrogenase/methenyltetrahydrofolate cyclohydrolase FolD, whose translation MKTKIINGLKLSAKIREDLKNKVNQLIDKNITPGLAVIIVGNNQASQIYVRNKVKACNEVGISSIEEAYSHDISENELIKNIHRLNVDEKINGILVQLPLPSHIDTSKIIEAIDPKKDVDGFHVINAGLLMTGKPMFLPCTPYGIIKLLESENINIRGSEAVIVGASNIVGKPIAMILLQAGATVTICNSKTKNLKEHTQRADILIVATGKPNIVDGTMIKKGAILIDVGINRDNQNKICGDINFDSVQGIAGAITPVPGGVGPMTIAMLLANTVKSAENKIKI comes from the coding sequence ATGAAAACTAAAATTATCAATGGACTAAAACTATCAGCAAAAATACGTGAAGATTTAAAGAATAAAGTAAATCAATTAATTGACAAAAATATAACTCCTGGACTAGCTGTAATCATCGTAGGTAATAATCAAGCCTCACAAATATATGTTAGAAATAAAGTTAAAGCATGTAATGAAGTAGGTATTTCCTCTATAGAAGAAGCTTATTCTCATGACATAAGTGAGAATGAATTAATTAAAAACATTCATAGACTAAATGTAGATGAAAAAATTAATGGCATATTAGTACAATTGCCTTTACCTTCACATATAGATACTTCTAAAATAATAGAAGCTATAGACCCTAAAAAAGATGTAGATGGTTTTCATGTAATAAATGCTGGATTATTAATGACTGGTAAACCAATGTTTCTTCCTTGCACTCCTTATGGAATCATAAAATTACTAGAAAGTGAAAATATCAATATAAGAGGCTCAGAAGCTGTAATAGTCGGTGCTAGCAATATAGTTGGCAAACCTATAGCTATGATATTGTTACAAGCAGGAGCTACTGTAACAATATGTAACTCTAAAACTAAGAATCTTAAGGAGCATACTCAAAGAGCAGATATATTAATAGTAGCAACAGGAAAACCTAATATAGTAGATGGAACAATGATAAAAAAAGGAGCTATCTTAATAGATGTAGGTATTAATAGAGACAATCAAAACAAAATATGTGGGGATATAAATTTTGACTCAGTACAAGGTATAGCTGGAGCAATCACTCCAGTACCAGGAGGTGTTGGACCTATGACAATAGCAATGTTATTAGCAAATACAGTAAAATCAGCAGAGAATAAAATTAAAATTTAA
- a CDS encoding integration host factor subunit alpha, giving the protein MNSNTVTKSELIDLIFERVGLSKKESKIIVNAFFEEISNSLESGEEVKFSGFGAFNLIDKKKRPGRNPKTGESIPISARRVVAFRPSRVLKRNINM; this is encoded by the coding sequence ATGAATTCTAATACGGTTACTAAATCAGAATTAATTGATTTAATTTTTGAACGAGTAGGATTAAGTAAAAAAGAATCAAAGATTATTGTTAATGCTTTTTTTGAAGAAATTTCTAATTCTTTAGAAAGTGGGGAAGAGGTTAAGTTTTCTGGTTTTGGGGCTTTTAATTTAATTGATAAAAAGAAAAGGCCAGGAAGAAATCCCAAAACTGGTGAGTCTATTCCTATTTCAGCTCGGCGAGTAGTAGCTTTTCGTCCTAGTAGAGTATTGAAAAGAAATATAAATATGTAA